The Saccharicrinis carchari genomic interval GAATTCCGTAATTCAATTATATCCTAATAATTCTTTAATCACTTCTTTATACTTCCTTCCAACCGGAATTGAAACGTCATCAATTTCGATTTTGGTTGGAGAGAAAGAAGAAACTTTTCCGTGATTAATAATAAACGAACGGTGTACTCGTATAAACGTATTTTTAGGAAGGAGATTTTCCATGGTTGAAATATTGTGTCGTGCAATTAATTCAGTTTTTGCGAGTTTTATTCTAATGTTGTTTCTTTGACTTTCAATAAACAAAATGTCTGTCAGCAATACTTTATGGATTGTCTTTTCTACCTTAACGTCAAGAGTTGGAGTTAAAGAATTTTCTTTTAAAAGAATCTTTTCTTGGTTCAATTTTTTGTTGCTTTTTTTTAATACTTCTACTCTTTTAAAAATATGATGTCCCAAGGGAATAATAGCAGCAATATTGATATCAAGTGCTGTATTTATAATCTCTGAATATCCAAAAAAATTATTGGTGCCCCAATTAGGTAAATATGCAGGTTGCACAAAAATCAACATCAATGGTCTCTGAATCAGAATGCTGATTGCAAGTACCAACAGGCAATACATCACAAAAAATTTAAAATAACGATTAGTCCAAAAAAAAACAGGAAATAAAAAGTAAAGCGTCAGATAAACCAATAACATCCTAGAAGGAATACATGCTATCTGAATCATAATATTCCTAAAAAACTGAAAATCGGACAATCCCCAGACGATCCCCCAAAAAATAACAAATGAAGACCAATATAACAAATGTTTAATTATTGATTTTTCGTTGAAATTGAGTACAAAATGGATCATTTAATATATTAATTTACTTCTCACAAATTTAAGCATTTATATAAAAACGTCAAACTTTCCAACATTTGATTTGCGTGATGTCATTCGTACCTTACAAATAGTTGTATGTGCAAAACGCTTTGATATGTGTGGATGAGGAAATACTTTTGTAGAGATTTTAATAATTATATTTTTCTTTACTAATCATGAATTAATTATGAATAACTCTAAAAGCAATTCCATCTTAAATATGAAAATAACCTTATTAATTTTCTTTTTAGCATTCTTTTCATTTTTAAGTTTTTCCTATGCACAAAATTCTCCTGTTGATTACCTGAAAACCCATTTTCAGAAACCTGACGATTATCTGATTTCAAAGTTTAAAGAGTATCCTTATGTCCTGCTTGGAGAAGCTCATGCAATAAAAGAAAACTTAGAATTTGTACATGATCTTATACCAAAATTGTACGATGCAGGAGTATACAACCTGTGCATGGAATTTGGAGCTTTCGAAAAGCAAGAGCAATTGGATTCTTTATTAACTGGAGAAACCTATAATGAACGGTTAGCAAAAGACATGATGTTTTATTATAATGTGGGTTGGGCTTACCAAGAATATTATGATTTATACAAAACGGTTTGGGAGTTCAATAAAACATTAAAAAATGGAGAAAAAAAATTCAGAATTATAAATTTGAGCTATCAGTACAAATGGGCAAATTTTAAAGGTGGTGTGCGCAATCCCGAGAACATGAGTTCAGTATTCTATTTGGGAACACCAGATAAATTCCGTACCAGCATCATCCAGAAAGAAATTATTGACAAAAAAGAGAAAGCACTTATTTATATGGGGACTTATCACGTCTTTACTCATTATAAAATGCCAATTCTTAAGATGAATAATGACAATTTCTGTGATTATCATGGCGGTTGGGTTGGGAGCCGTTTATATGAAAAATTTCCAGATAAAGTTTTTGCTATTACATTTCACACTCCATTGCGCTCAAAAGCCCAATTTAATCCTTCCTATGTATCTCCAGCGAACGGGGAAATTGAAAATATTTTGCATAGTATTGGTACTCCTTCCGTTGGCTTTGATCTCAAAAATTCTCCGTTAGGGAAACTAAGAGATGATAGTTTTTTTAGTTTGTGCTACAACAATTTTGTGATGGAGGATTATTTTGACGGTTATATTTTTCTCAAACCATTTAAAAATCTTCATGGATGTACTTATGATGAGGATTTTTTTACTGGGAAAACCTGGGAGGAAATAAAAGGCAATTTTCCTGACCCGGATTGGCGAAAATCTAATAATATTGAGGAATATAAAGAACAAATCAGACAATATTCAGACATTCAGGAAAGGTATAAAGATGTAATTCAGACTTCCATTCCTTCTGTACAACATGGGGAAATAATTCGTTTAAACAACTTTCCTTCAAAATATGTTGCTCCTCGAAATATTGATATTTGGCTGCCTGAAAATTTTGATTCCAAAAAAAGATATGGAGTACTATATATGCATGACGGACAAATGCTCTTTGATGCAGATATTACCTGGAATCATTCTGAATGGAAAGTTGATGAAAATATCTCTGAGCTAAACAAAATGGATAAAATTAAACAGGTTATAGTAGTCGGAATATGGAATACCGGACTAACCAGACATTCTGAATATTTTCCAGAGAAACCTTTTTTGAAACTTCCAAAAAATATACAGCAAAATCTTTTAGAAAATTCTTTACAAGGAAAAATTCAAACAGATTCCTATCTCAAATTCATTGTTCATGAACTGAAACCTTATGTAGACAGCAAATATTCAACTTATTCGGATGCGAAGTATACTTTTATTACAGGTTCTAGTATGGGTGGACTGATATCAATTTATGCTATAAGTGAATATCCGGAAATATTTGGAGGTGCTGCCTGTCTTTCAACACATTGGCCTGGAGATGTCAACCGAAAAGACGATATAATACCCAACGCATTTATAGAATATCTTAAAAATAATCTTCCTGATCCAAAGAATCACAAAATATATTTTGACTTCGGAACTATAGGGGTAGACAGTCTTTATGAACCTTATCAACAAAAAGTGGATAAAGTCATGAAAATAAAAGGGTATACCGCTAACTCTTGGGAAACAAAAAAATTTCCTAATCGTGATCATTCTGAACGTTCTTGGAGTGAACGGTTACAAATACCTTTAAAATTTTTGCTCAAAAGTGATTGAAAAATAAATCCTAATTAAGTATGAAAAATTAAAAATTCAATACATTAAAAAATATTTATTATGAATTTCTTTATTAAATTTTGCTTTCTATTTATATTGCCAACTACTTTGTTCTCACAAAAAATCGAACGAATTGAACCGAAAAACTGGTGGATTGGAATGAAATACAACACTGTAACGCTATTGTTATATGGTAAGGATATTTCAGATTTACAACCGGAAATTTCTTATCCTGATGTTTTGCTTGTTAATACAGAAAAAAGTGAAAATAAAAATTACCTTTTTCTATCACTTAAAATAAACCCTACTGCAAAACCGGGGATAGTAAATATAATCTTCAAAAAAAACGGAGAGAAATTGTTAACAAAAAAATTCCCTATTCTTAAACGTGAAGCAAACAGTGCA includes:
- a CDS encoding ChaN family lipoprotein yields the protein MKITLLIFFLAFFSFLSFSYAQNSPVDYLKTHFQKPDDYLISKFKEYPYVLLGEAHAIKENLEFVHDLIPKLYDAGVYNLCMEFGAFEKQEQLDSLLTGETYNERLAKDMMFYYNVGWAYQEYYDLYKTVWEFNKTLKNGEKKFRIINLSYQYKWANFKGGVRNPENMSSVFYLGTPDKFRTSIIQKEIIDKKEKALIYMGTYHVFTHYKMPILKMNNDNFCDYHGGWVGSRLYEKFPDKVFAITFHTPLRSKAQFNPSYVSPANGEIENILHSIGTPSVGFDLKNSPLGKLRDDSFFSLCYNNFVMEDYFDGYIFLKPFKNLHGCTYDEDFFTGKTWEEIKGNFPDPDWRKSNNIEEYKEQIRQYSDIQERYKDVIQTSIPSVQHGEIIRLNNFPSKYVAPRNIDIWLPENFDSKKRYGVLYMHDGQMLFDADITWNHSEWKVDENISELNKMDKIKQVIVVGIWNTGLTRHSEYFPEKPFLKLPKNIQQNLLENSLQGKIQTDSYLKFIVHELKPYVDSKYSTYSDAKYTFITGSSMGGLISIYAISEYPEIFGGAACLSTHWPGDVNRKDDIIPNAFIEYLKNNLPDPKNHKIYFDFGTIGVDSLYEPYQQKVDKVMKIKGYTANSWETKKFPNRDHSERSWSERLQIPLKFLLKSD
- a CDS encoding LytR/AlgR family response regulator transcription factor, producing the protein MIQIACIPSRMLLVYLTLYFLFPVFFWTNRYFKFFVMYCLLVLAISILIQRPLMLIFVQPAYLPNWGTNNFFGYSEIINTALDINIAAIIPLGHHIFKRVEVLKKSNKKLNQEKILLKENSLTPTLDVKVEKTIHKVLLTDILFIESQRNNIRIKLAKTELIARHNISTMENLLPKNTFIRVHRSFIINHGKVSSFSPTKIEIDDVSIPVGRKYKEVIKELLGYN